The following are from one region of the Bactrocera oleae isolate idBacOlea1 chromosome 6, idBacOlea1, whole genome shotgun sequence genome:
- the LOC118682529 gene encoding trypsin-4-like, with protein sequence IHLRSLAKPNSDRSRANLIIGGQKVPIGGAPWVVSIIRNRQLICGGSLLTNDIVITAASCIKDVKPADLLVRAGTTAFKNSGKLRRIKEIVHHPKYVQNSHSYNVALLHLLRPFNNTYQLVGQVRLPDANWTQPSSIYVFGWGLSSNKTNVLMTKNLRFTKTKIYSEKKCVQYLSEDDDTDYVFCSGDRTKISDICTDDRGSPGIFNDNVQFGIVSDGGACSETRTTILTNLAKHTSWIKNLESEFESENENKRTYQLS encoded by the coding sequence attcatttacgttctctggctaAACCAAATAGCGACCGAAGCAGAGCAAATTTAATTATTGGCGGACAAAAAGTGCCAATTGGCGGAGCACCCTGGGTGGTTTCTATTATAAGAAACCGTCAGTTAATTTGTGGTGGCTCCTTATTAACTAATGATATAGTGATTACGGCGGCCAGTTGCATCAAAGATGTAAAACCAGCGGATCTTTTGGTCCGTGCAGGAACTACAGCCTTCAAAAATAGCGGAAAACTAAGAAGAATCAAAGAGATCGTTCATCATCCAAAATATGTGCAAAACAGCCACTCTTATAACGTAGCACTTCTACATTTATTGCGACCATTCAATAATACTTATCAACTTGTAGGACAAGTCAGATTACCTGATGCAAATTGGACACAGCCCTCATCCATATATGTTTTTGGGTGGGGACTATCGAGCAATAAGACTAATGTACTGATGACTAAGAATTTGCGTttcacaaaaactaaaatatattctgAAAAGAAGTGTGTCCAATATCTGAGTGAAGATGATGACACTGATTACGTATTTTGTTCTGGTGATCGCACGAAAATTTCTGATATTTGTACTGATGATAGAGGTAGTCCTGGAATATTTAATGACAACGTTCAGTTTGGTATAGTATCCGATGGCGGAGCATGTTCTGAAACACGTACGACAATTTTAACTAATTTGGCCAAACATACAAGTTGGATTAAGAATTTAGAAAGCGAATTCGagagtgaaaatgaaaataaaagaacatACCAGCTTTCGTGA
- the LOC106623903 gene encoding protein cortex isoform X3, with the protein MNVHSTTRNCFKAEMIANLKSGKAESSIKKRDSQWENEVVQNLRTSFPDMIALSYGDRFIPRRYYCQHLNKNLKFATKNMEKDVLKVRFSANYWRQNSLKIAINKSFELREERILQLSDQVVKGLESRSNILGSLDTHSGEYDWRCIPRSKPLAFAETTHDSPGFDSTFDPNMVDWSVNGQIVASFGQDLIIWKRTDDVTMLFNVKSIKALAFSPDGKTLAIGCKINEYPVLELWKVVNSTKSLVINGKVFSADHSDLHCLIWNHSGSQIIGGTGLGCLYVLSVPDLKVVRKVRRHKLPINRIMLSPNMRYIASGDTSGDIVVYNWCSCDVYLVVCSKRKLHTHFDWHPWNGDDLVIGDDGCWDFKILVMSSLNRVVDLLCIPESGVRFVVWSPDGTRLATSGNDETLTIWNFCSEKRTEYGPNIWKQNTRELNSRFGPVFKSWNCLK; encoded by the exons ATGAACGTACATAGTACTACTCGAAATTGTTTTAAAGCTGAAATGATCGCTAATCTAAAATCTGGAAAGGCCGAGTCTTCTATTAAAAAACGTGACAGCCAATGGGAAAATGAGGTTGTGCAG AACCTCAGAACCTCATTTCCCGATATGATTGCTCTATCTTATGGAGATCGATTTATACCCCGTCGATATTATTGCCAACACCTAAACAAAAATCTTAAGTTTGCAACCAAGAATATGGAAAAAGATGTTCTAAAAGTA CGTTTTTCAGCTAATTACTGGAGACAAAATAGTCTGAAGATTGCAATCAATAAGTCATTTGAGTTGAGAGAAGAAAGAATTCTACAGCTTAGTGACCAAGTAGTAAAAGGATTGGAAAGTCGCTCCAATATACTTGGAAGCCTTGATACACATAGTGGTGAATACGATTGGCGGTGCATTCCGCGTTCAAAACCTCTAGCATTTGCTGAAACCACACACGACTCCCCTGGTTTTGATTCGACGTTCG ATCCAAATATGGTGGATTGGTCGGTGAATGGACAAATTGTAGCATCTTTTGGACAAGACTTGATAATTTGGAAACGTACTGATGATGTTACTATGTTGTTCAATGTAAAAAGTATAAAGGCTTTGGCATTTTCACCGGATGGTAAGACTCTTGCGATTGGCTGCAAAATCAACGAATATCCAG ttttagaattGTGGAAAGTTGTTAATTCAACAAAGTCTTTGGTCATAAATGGAAAAGTATTCTCTGCAGACCACTCAGACTTGCATTGCTTAATATGGAACCACTCTGGATCACAAATTATAGGCGGAACAGGGTTGGGGTGCTTATATGTTCTCTCTGTGCCGGATTTAAAAGTAGTAAGAAAGGTTCGGCGTCACAAGTTGCCGATTAACAGAATAATGCTGTCACCGAATATGAGATACATTGCCAGCGGGGATACAAGTGGAGATATCGTCGTATATAATTGGTGTTCCTGTGATGTATATCTAGTAGTTTGTTCAAAACGCAAACTGCACACTCATTTTGATTGGCACCCTTGGAATGGAGATGATTTGGTTATAG GTGACGATGGTTGCTGGGATTTTAAAATACTCGTCATGTCTTCCTTGAATCGTGTTGTAGATTTGCTATGCATTCCGGAAAGTGGAGTACGTTTCGTGGTGTGGAGCCCTGATGGAACCAGATTGGCGACATCTGGCAATGATGAAACATTAACAATATGGAACTTTTGCTCCGAAAAGAGAACAGAATATGGTCCGAATATATGGAAACAAAATACACGTGAATTGAATTCTAGGTTTGGTCCCGTATTTAAATCGTGGAATTGTCTCAAGTAG
- the LOC106623903 gene encoding protein cortex isoform X2 encodes MIALSYGDRFIPRRYYCQHLNKNLKFATKNMEKDVLKVRFSANYWRQNSLKIAINKSFELREERILQLSDQVVKGLESRSNILGSLDTHSGEYDWRCIPRSKPLAFAETTHDSPGFDSTFDPNMVDWSVNGQIVASFGQDLIIWKRTDDVTMLFNVKSIKALAFSPDGKTLAIGCKINEYPVLELWKVVNSTKSLVINGKVFSADHSDLHCLIWNHSGSQIIGGTGLGCLYVLSVPDLKVVRKVRRHKLPINRIMLSPNMRYIASGDTSGDIVVYNWCSCDVYLVVCSKRKLHTHFDWHPWNGDDLVIAETAPASIVVLHVPSKEIVAYYQRMDRRIIISYISFSKITAELLVSVSMAGDDGCWDFKILVMSSLNRVVDLLCIPESGVRFVVWSPDGTRLATSGNDETLTIWNFCSEKRTEYGPNIWKQNTRELNSRFGPVFKSWNCLK; translated from the exons ATGATTGCTCTATCTTATGGAGATCGATTTATACCCCGTCGATATTATTGCCAACACCTAAACAAAAATCTTAAGTTTGCAACCAAGAATATGGAAAAAGATGTTCTAAAAGTA CGTTTTTCAGCTAATTACTGGAGACAAAATAGTCTGAAGATTGCAATCAATAAGTCATTTGAGTTGAGAGAAGAAAGAATTCTACAGCTTAGTGACCAAGTAGTAAAAGGATTGGAAAGTCGCTCCAATATACTTGGAAGCCTTGATACACATAGTGGTGAATACGATTGGCGGTGCATTCCGCGTTCAAAACCTCTAGCATTTGCTGAAACCACACACGACTCCCCTGGTTTTGATTCGACGTTCG ATCCAAATATGGTGGATTGGTCGGTGAATGGACAAATTGTAGCATCTTTTGGACAAGACTTGATAATTTGGAAACGTACTGATGATGTTACTATGTTGTTCAATGTAAAAAGTATAAAGGCTTTGGCATTTTCACCGGATGGTAAGACTCTTGCGATTGGCTGCAAAATCAACGAATATCCAG ttttagaattGTGGAAAGTTGTTAATTCAACAAAGTCTTTGGTCATAAATGGAAAAGTATTCTCTGCAGACCACTCAGACTTGCATTGCTTAATATGGAACCACTCTGGATCACAAATTATAGGCGGAACAGGGTTGGGGTGCTTATATGTTCTCTCTGTGCCGGATTTAAAAGTAGTAAGAAAGGTTCGGCGTCACAAGTTGCCGATTAACAGAATAATGCTGTCACCGAATATGAGATACATTGCCAGCGGGGATACAAGTGGAGATATCGTCGTATATAATTGGTGTTCCTGTGATGTATATCTAGTAGTTTGTTCAAAACGCAAACTGCACACTCATTTTGATTGGCACCCTTGGAATGGAGATGATTTGGTTATAG ccGAAACGGCTCCGGCATCAATTGTAGTTCTACACGTCCCAAGCAAAGAAATAGTGGCATACTACCAGAGGATGGACCGAAGAATTATTATAAGCTATATCAGCTTTAGTAAAATTACGGCTGAACTTCTTGTGAGTGTTTCCATGGCAG GTGACGATGGTTGCTGGGATTTTAAAATACTCGTCATGTCTTCCTTGAATCGTGTTGTAGATTTGCTATGCATTCCGGAAAGTGGAGTACGTTTCGTGGTGTGGAGCCCTGATGGAACCAGATTGGCGACATCTGGCAATGATGAAACATTAACAATATGGAACTTTTGCTCCGAAAAGAGAACAGAATATGGTCCGAATATATGGAAACAAAATACACGTGAATTGAATTCTAGGTTTGGTCCCGTATTTAAATCGTGGAATTGTCTCAAGTAG
- the LOC106623903 gene encoding protein cortex isoform X1: MNVHSTTRNCFKAEMIANLKSGKAESSIKKRDSQWENEVVQNLRTSFPDMIALSYGDRFIPRRYYCQHLNKNLKFATKNMEKDVLKVRFSANYWRQNSLKIAINKSFELREERILQLSDQVVKGLESRSNILGSLDTHSGEYDWRCIPRSKPLAFAETTHDSPGFDSTFDPNMVDWSVNGQIVASFGQDLIIWKRTDDVTMLFNVKSIKALAFSPDGKTLAIGCKINEYPVLELWKVVNSTKSLVINGKVFSADHSDLHCLIWNHSGSQIIGGTGLGCLYVLSVPDLKVVRKVRRHKLPINRIMLSPNMRYIASGDTSGDIVVYNWCSCDVYLVVCSKRKLHTHFDWHPWNGDDLVIAETAPASIVVLHVPSKEIVAYYQRMDRRIIISYISFSKITAELLVSVSMAGDDGCWDFKILVMSSLNRVVDLLCIPESGVRFVVWSPDGTRLATSGNDETLTIWNFCSEKRTEYGPNIWKQNTRELNSRFGPVFKSWNCLK; encoded by the exons ATGAACGTACATAGTACTACTCGAAATTGTTTTAAAGCTGAAATGATCGCTAATCTAAAATCTGGAAAGGCCGAGTCTTCTATTAAAAAACGTGACAGCCAATGGGAAAATGAGGTTGTGCAG AACCTCAGAACCTCATTTCCCGATATGATTGCTCTATCTTATGGAGATCGATTTATACCCCGTCGATATTATTGCCAACACCTAAACAAAAATCTTAAGTTTGCAACCAAGAATATGGAAAAAGATGTTCTAAAAGTA CGTTTTTCAGCTAATTACTGGAGACAAAATAGTCTGAAGATTGCAATCAATAAGTCATTTGAGTTGAGAGAAGAAAGAATTCTACAGCTTAGTGACCAAGTAGTAAAAGGATTGGAAAGTCGCTCCAATATACTTGGAAGCCTTGATACACATAGTGGTGAATACGATTGGCGGTGCATTCCGCGTTCAAAACCTCTAGCATTTGCTGAAACCACACACGACTCCCCTGGTTTTGATTCGACGTTCG ATCCAAATATGGTGGATTGGTCGGTGAATGGACAAATTGTAGCATCTTTTGGACAAGACTTGATAATTTGGAAACGTACTGATGATGTTACTATGTTGTTCAATGTAAAAAGTATAAAGGCTTTGGCATTTTCACCGGATGGTAAGACTCTTGCGATTGGCTGCAAAATCAACGAATATCCAG ttttagaattGTGGAAAGTTGTTAATTCAACAAAGTCTTTGGTCATAAATGGAAAAGTATTCTCTGCAGACCACTCAGACTTGCATTGCTTAATATGGAACCACTCTGGATCACAAATTATAGGCGGAACAGGGTTGGGGTGCTTATATGTTCTCTCTGTGCCGGATTTAAAAGTAGTAAGAAAGGTTCGGCGTCACAAGTTGCCGATTAACAGAATAATGCTGTCACCGAATATGAGATACATTGCCAGCGGGGATACAAGTGGAGATATCGTCGTATATAATTGGTGTTCCTGTGATGTATATCTAGTAGTTTGTTCAAAACGCAAACTGCACACTCATTTTGATTGGCACCCTTGGAATGGAGATGATTTGGTTATAG ccGAAACGGCTCCGGCATCAATTGTAGTTCTACACGTCCCAAGCAAAGAAATAGTGGCATACTACCAGAGGATGGACCGAAGAATTATTATAAGCTATATCAGCTTTAGTAAAATTACGGCTGAACTTCTTGTGAGTGTTTCCATGGCAG GTGACGATGGTTGCTGGGATTTTAAAATACTCGTCATGTCTTCCTTGAATCGTGTTGTAGATTTGCTATGCATTCCGGAAAGTGGAGTACGTTTCGTGGTGTGGAGCCCTGATGGAACCAGATTGGCGACATCTGGCAATGATGAAACATTAACAATATGGAACTTTTGCTCCGAAAAGAGAACAGAATATGGTCCGAATATATGGAAACAAAATACACGTGAATTGAATTCTAGGTTTGGTCCCGTATTTAAATCGTGGAATTGTCTCAAGTAG